The Streptomyces sp. NBC_00236 DNA window ACCTCGGGGTGCTCCGGCTGCTCGCCGGGCGCATCGTCCGCAGCTCCGCCGATGCCGGTGGCACCGGTGCGCGGGGTGCGTACGCCGAGTTCGGGCCGTGGTTCTGGCGGCGGCTGCGGCTGCCCGAGGCGGACCGGATGGATCTGTTCCGGCGGCTCGTTCCCGCCGACGGGCCACCGCGCACCGAGACCGACGGCGACGGGGAGCGGTTCCTGGACGCCGTGGCCCGCCGGCTCGCCGCCCATCCGCGTACGCTCCAGCCGCTCCTGTGTGCCTGGTTCGCCGACGAGCGCCCGCTCGCGGCCGACGCGGACGTCGTTCCGCGGCCCACCGTCGCGGCGGCCGCGCAGGCGCTCCTCCACGCCCGCCGGGACCTCGCCGTGGACGACCTGGCCGACGCGCTCGTATCCTCCGGCCACCCCCGCGCCGACGAACTGCTCGCCGCGCTGGCAGAGGACGAACCGGCGGCGCTCTGCCGGGCCGTCGAACGGTGGTCGCGCGACGACGACCGCCGGGCCCGCCGGATCGCCGCGGCTTCGTACGGAGCGCTCGTCGCCCCGCACCTGACCCGGGACGCGGACCGCGCCCTGCTGCGCCGGTCCGCGCTCGCCCTGCTGGCCCGCCCTGCCGACACCGATCTGCACGGTTCCGTGCTCGCCCTGCTCGTGGCCGATCCGCAGACCCGGGACCGCTGTCTGCCGCAAGCCCTCCGGGCCTTCGTCGCGGACGGGCCGCAGGTGTCCGCCGCCGCGCTCGCCGTCGCGCTGCCCACCCATCCCGAGCCGGTGCTGGCCGCGTACCGGGAGCGGCTCGTGCGGCCCGGGGACGGCGCGGGTGAGGTGCTCCGCGCGCTCGCCGGGATCGAAGCCCCCGCGCTGGCGCTGCACACCGCCGGGCTCGTCCGCGCCTACGTCGACAGCCATCCCGGGGACACCACGCACACCGCCGCCTACCTCGACCGCAGGCTGGAGCAGGGGCCCGCCGCCCGGGCGCTGCTGCTTCCCCTGCTGACCGGACTGCTCCGGGACCGGCCGGCGCCCCCGCCGGTCCGGGGTGCGCTCGCCGGGGTTCTCGCCTCACCCGGCAGCCCCGCGTCCCAGCCGTTGCGGGACACCCTGCTGGAGGTGCTGCTGGACTTCGAGCAGAGCGGCGGCCACCGGGACCCGATCGTGCTGGAGGCCCTGCTGCGGGCCGCCGCGACCGGTTGCGGGGGCCGGCCACCGGTCCGCACCCGGGCCCTGGTCCACCGCACCGGGATGCTGCTGCTCCGCACCCCGGAGGGGGCCGGTCTGTTCGACCGGTTGCTGGTCGCACTCGCCCGGGACGTACCCGGGTTCGGCGCCCTGGTCGTCGAGTGGCTGGCCGACGCCCCGCAGGAGTGGGCGGCGGTCATCGGGCCGAGCGCGCGGCGCACGGTGGAGGGGCTCGGGGACGTACCGGGATCCCCGATGACCATGCCGATGCAGGCCGCAGGGCGTGAGCATGGCAGTCTTAGACCTGCGTAAGAGACATACCCACGTACACAGGTTCGGGCGAGGAGCGGTCAGAGTGCAGCGCTGGCGTGGCTTGGAGGACATCCCCCAGGACTGGGGACGCAGCGTCGTCACCATCGGCTCCTACGACGGGGTGCACCGCGGACACCAGCTGATCATCGGCCGGGCCGTCGAGCGGGCCCGCGAGCTGGGGGTGCCGTCCGTCGTCGTGACGTTCGACCCGCATCCCAGCGAGGTCGTCCGCCCCGGCAGCCATCCGCCGCTGCTCGCCCCGCACCACCGCCGTGCGGAACTGATGGCGGAGCTCGGCGTGGACGCCGTGCTGATCCTGCCGTTCACCACCGAGTTCTCGAAGCTCGCTCCGGCCGACTTCATCGTGAAGGTGCTCGTCGACAAGCTGCACGCCCAGCTGGTCATCGAGGGCCCCAACTTCCGGTTCGGTCACAAGGCCGCCGGGAACGTGCAGTTGCTCACCGAGTTCGGTGACACCTACGACTACCGCGTCGAGGTCATCGACCTGCGGGTGCGTGGCGAGGCCGGCGGCGGTGAGCCGTTCTCCTCGACCCTGACCCGGCGCCTGGTGGCCGAGGGGGACGTGGCCGGAGCCGCGGAGATCCTCGGCCGTCCGCACCGCGTGGAGGGCATCGTCGTCCGCGGGGCGCAGCGCGGGCGTGAACTCGGCTTCCCCACCGCGAACGTGGAGACCCTGCCGCACACCGCCATCCCGGCAGACGGCGTGTACGCGGGCTGGCTGCATGTGGACGGCGAGGCGATGCCCGCCGCGATCTCGGTCGGCACCAACCCGCAGTTCGACGGCACCGAGCGGACGGTGGAGGCGTACGCGATCGACCGCGTCGGCCTCGACCTGTACGGCCTGCACGTCGCCGTGGACTTCCTCGCGTACGTACGCGGCATGCTGAAGTTCGACTCGATCGACGATCTGCTCGTGGCGATGGCCGCCGATGTGAAGCGGTGCAGCGAGCTGATCTCCGCGTACGGCCGGGGCTGACGGCCTTCACGGCTCCGGCCGGGACCGCATGACCGCGGTCCCGGCCGGAGCCGTAGCAGTAACCGGAGCAGCTCAGCTGTTCAGCTCCTCCAGCGTCTTGCCCTTCGTCTCCACGGCGAACAGCGCGATCACCGCGCCCAGCGCCGCCATACAGCCCAGCTGGGTGAAGACCATGGTCAGACCGGCGCCCGAGCTGATGATCGCGCCGACCACGATCGGTCCCAGGATGACTCCCAGCCGGTTCCACACCCCGCCGAACGACGCTCCGCGCGCCCTGCTCCGGGTCGGGTAGAGCTCGGGCGTGTAGAGGTAGAGGCTGACGTTGGTGGCGAAGACGAAGAGCGTGCTGACCGAGGCCCACATCGCGACCTGACCGCCCGACGTGGCACCGGAGACGGCCAGCGCGAACAGGGCGACGGCAGCCCCGCCGAGACCGACGGTCAGGGAGACCCGGCGTCCCACCCGGTCGATGACGAGCGCGACCAGCAGACAGCCGATCAGGCCCGTCACATTGCTCAGCAGCGCGTAGTTGAGCGCGGTGCGCAGATCCAGGCCGAACTCCTTGGTGTACAGCGAGGGCAGCCAGGTGGCGATGCCGTGGTTGACGTAGTACGCGACGAACCACAGCGCCGACACGACGGCCGTGCGCCGCAGGTAGCGGCCCGTGAAGAGATCCCGCAGCCCGCCCCGGGAGGTCTCGACGACCGTCGCCGGGCCGGGTTCGGGGAGCGGGGCGCCGGTCGAATTCGCCACGTCCTTCTCGATCCGGGCGATGACCTGTTCGGCCTCCGTGACCCGGCCCCGGGAGAGCAGCCAGCGGGGCGACTCCGGCACCTGGCGGCGCAGGACGACGACGAGGAGAACGGGCAGGGCGCCGATCACGAACATCACCCGCCAGCCGAAGCTCGGCACCACCCAGCTCGCGACGAGCGTGGCCGTGGCGAGGCCGGCCGGGAAGATGAGTTCGTAGAGCAGCACGAAGCGGCCCCGGTGATCCGCCCGGGCGATCTCGTTGATGTACGTGGCGGCGACCGGCACGACACCGCCGATGCCGAGGCCCTGAACGAACCGGAAGAGCGTGAAGAGGGCGACGCCGGGGGAGAGGGCGACGGCGAGGCTGGCCAGCGCGGTCACGGCTACGCCCAGCGCGACGGTGTTCACCCGGCCGATCCGGTCGCCGAGCCAGCCGGCCACGAGCGCGCCGAGCAGCATGCCGACGGAGCCGCTGGTGACGATCATCGTGCCCTGACCGGTGCTCAGCTTCCACTGTTCGGTCAGGACGGGCAGCGCGGAGGCGGTCAGCAGCTGGTCGAACGCCTCGAAGAACGTGACGGTGCCGATGAGGGTGCGGACCTTGATGTGCCAGCGGGAACTCGGCAGGCGTTCGAGCCGGGCCGAGATGGAGCTCACCGTGGGGCCGTTGGCCACGATTGACATGGGGATCCTTCCGCGAACAGAGGAGTTGCGGTGACCCTAGAAAGAAGTGTCTTAGCGGTCAATAACTAAGTGCTTAAATTTAGTAACGAAGTGGAACCGCCCCTGAGCAGGGATTTCGCCGACACCGGCACGCACGCGGGCATGGCTCAACGGCCCATGACGCAAGTGGTCAGGGCCGTTGAGCGAGCGGGCCGGAAAGGTCGGCCGGGTCAGTCCGTACGCGCCCGCAACGCGTCGAAGACCCGCTCGGGGGAGAGCGGCAGGGTGGTCACCCGGGCGCCCGTGGCGTCGTGCACCGCGTTGGCGACGGCGGCCGCCACCGGGACCATGGCGCCCTCACCCGCCCCCTTGGCGCCGAACGGGCCGGGCCCGTGCCCCTGCTCCTGGGTGATCGAGACGAACCGCGCGGGCAGGTCCTCGGCCATCGGCACCCGGTAGTCCAGCGCCTCACCGTTGAGCAGCGCGCCGTCCTCGTACCGCATCTCCTCGAACATCGCCTGGGCCAGGCCCATCACGGCGGCGCCCTCGTCCTGGCCCCGGCAGAGCAGTCGGTTGACGGCGCGGCCGACATCACCGCTGGCCACCAGCTGCAGGACGGTCACCTTGCCGGTCTCCGGGTCGACCTCGACCTCGGCGCCCGCCCAGCCGACCTCCCAGAACAGGCACGGTGACTCCAGAGGCGCGTCGTGGGACAGCGGTGCCTTGAAGAACCCCTCGCCGTGAAACTCGTACCCCGTCCCTCCGAAGACGCCCGCCACCAGACCGGGCAGTGCGACGGGAGCCTCGCCGGCGCGCCGCACCGTCCAGTCCCGCAGGGTCAGTTCGTCCGGGGCGCAGTCGAGCTGCCCGGCGGCGAACGCGAGCACCTTCGCCCGGGCCTCCTGCGCCGCCCGCAGTACCGCGGTACCCATCACCGTCATGCCGGACGAGGCGTTGGTTCCCTGGTCGTAGGGCGTGACATCGGTGTCGACCGGCGCGTAGCGGACCCGGTCCAGAGGCACGCCGAGCACCTCGGCCGCGACCTGGCAGAGTGCGGTGGAGGCGCCCTGCCCGATCTCGACCGTGCCGGAGCTGACGTACACGGAACCGGTGGCGGTGATCTTCACCCGGGCCTGCGCGGGCTTGTTCACCCCGCCGCCGTCCTTGAAGCCGATGGCCAGTCCCATGCCCCGGTTCGGTGTGCGTACGCGGCCGTGGTAGCCCAGCGCGCCGGCCACCGCGTCGAGCCCTTCGACGAGATCGCTGTCGATCCCGCTCTCGCCGGGCACGAACGGCTCCCCGAGATCCTTGAGGTTCTTCACCCGCAACGCGTACGGATCCATCCCGAGCCGCTCGGCGATCATGTCGACCTGGCTCTCGCTCGCCCAGGTCGCCTGGGTCGCCCCGAAACCGCGGAACGGCCCGGCCGGCGTGGTCGTCGTCATCACGCAGGCGCAGGAGGAGCGGATGTGCTGCCAGCGGTAGGGGCCCGGCATCCGGTAACCGGCCTTCTCGGCCACCAGCGGACTGCCGTCGGAGTACGCGCCCGCGTCCAGCAGCACCTCGCTCTCCCGGGCGACGAAGGTGCCGTCGGCCATCACGCCCGTCTTCACCTTCAGTACGGCAGCGTGCTGGCTGAGGGTGAGGAAGCCCTCCTCGGTGGTCAGGCAGTAGCGCACCGGACGGCCCGCGGCCCGCGACAGCAGGATCGCTACCGGCTCGGTCTTGCAGTTGTGCTTAGCCCCGAAAGCACCGCCCACGAACGGCACATGCACATGGATCCGGCTCTCCGGGGTCCGCAGTACCCGGGCGAGCTCCTTGCGCAGGGGGAACGGGTTCTGGGTCGACGTCCAGATCTCGATCTCCTCGCCGCGCACATCCGCGACCGTGACGAACGGCTCCAGGTGGAAGTGGTTCATCCGGGAGAAGGCGAACGTGTCCTCGAAGACGTGGTCGCAGTCGTCCCAGACCGAGGCCGGGCCGGTCTCGTAGCGGAATTCGTAGCAGACGTTCCTGCGCGGCCGCAGCGCGGCTGACGCGCCGGTGCCGTACGGCGGGAGCATGCCGGGCGGGGCCTCGGCGAAGAGCTCGGGGGCGTCCGGTGCCAGGGCCGCCGCGATGTCCGGGACGGCCGGCAGCGGTTCGTACACCACCTCGATCAGCTCCAGGGCACGCAGCGCCACCGCTTCGTCGTCGGCGGCCACCGCCGCCACCACATCGCCCGCGTAGCGCACCAGATCCTGCGCCACGACCGGTTGGTCCTTGATGTAGTAGCCGTAGACGGGGTCCAGTCCGGCCAGGTCGTCCCGGGTCAGGACCGCATGGACCCCCGGCAGCGCCCGCGCCTTCGTGGCATCGACCGAGACCAGCCGGGCGTGGGCGTGCGGGCTGCGGAGCACCTTGGCGTGGAGCATGCCGGGCAGGCGGATGTCGGCGGTGTAGAGCGCGCCGCCGGTGAGCTTGAGCGCGGCGTCGCCGCGGCGGTCGGTGGTGCCGATACGGGAGGAGGTCACCGGCCGGCCTCCCCGCCGACGGAGCCGGCCGACTCGCGGAGCAGTGCGGCGGCCCGGCGGACGGAGTCGATGATCATGGCGTATCCGGTGCAGCGGCACACGTTGGAGGAGATCCAGGAGCGGATCGTCTCCTCGTCCGGATCCGGGTGCTCCCTGAGCAGGGCCGTGGTGAGCATGATCATGCCCGGGGTGCAGTAGCCGCACTGGAATCCGCCGCACTCGGCGAAGGCGCGCTGCACCGGGCCGAGTTCCCCGTCCACGGCCTGTCCGGCTATGGTCTCGAGGCTCCGGCCGTCGACGCCGAAGGCGAAGACACTGCACGAGGCGGTGGGGATGCCGTCGATCAGTGTCGTGCAGGCGCCGCAGACGCCGCGCTCGCAGGAGGCCTTGACGCCGCTCAGGCCGTACCGCTCGCGGAGCAGGTCCAGCAGCACGGTGTTCGGTGCGATCCGTTCGGTGCGCGGCCGTCCGTCGATGTCGAAGCCGACGGTGATCAGCCCGCCGTGCGGTGAACCGGCCGGGGTCTCGTGACTCATCGGGGACTCCCCTTCTCGAAGGTGCGGCGCTCCAGCAGACGGCCGAGGAGCACGCCGGCGACGTGGCGCCGGTAGCGGGCGGTGCCCGCGGCGTCCCCCACGGCGTCGGGCAGCCGCGCCGCGAGCTCGGCCGGATCGGTGCCCAGCGGAGCCGCGACCGTGAACGGCCGGGTGTACTCCGAGCCCACCGTCATCGTGACGGTGTCCGCCCGGACCGCGGCGGCCACGGTCAGCAGCGGACGCATCGACCGCTCGTAGCCGAACCACACCTGCGGTACGTTCGTGATCCTGACGGCGCGCAGCAGGCCGCCCGGCGGCTCGGAACGGTCCCACAGGGCGTCCGGTGGGACGGTGACCGGGCCCAGTGTCGT harbors:
- a CDS encoding bifunctional riboflavin kinase/FAD synthetase, with amino-acid sequence MQRWRGLEDIPQDWGRSVVTIGSYDGVHRGHQLIIGRAVERARELGVPSVVVTFDPHPSEVVRPGSHPPLLAPHHRRAELMAELGVDAVLILPFTTEFSKLAPADFIVKVLVDKLHAQLVIEGPNFRFGHKAAGNVQLLTEFGDTYDYRVEVIDLRVRGEAGGGEPFSSTLTRRLVAEGDVAGAAEILGRPHRVEGIVVRGAQRGRELGFPTANVETLPHTAIPADGVYAGWLHVDGEAMPAAISVGTNPQFDGTERTVEAYAIDRVGLDLYGLHVAVDFLAYVRGMLKFDSIDDLLVAMAADVKRCSELISAYGRG
- a CDS encoding MFS transporter is translated as MSIVANGPTVSSISARLERLPSSRWHIKVRTLIGTVTFFEAFDQLLTASALPVLTEQWKLSTGQGTMIVTSGSVGMLLGALVAGWLGDRIGRVNTVALGVAVTALASLAVALSPGVALFTLFRFVQGLGIGGVVPVAATYINEIARADHRGRFVLLYELIFPAGLATATLVASWVVPSFGWRVMFVIGALPVLLVVVLRRQVPESPRWLLSRGRVTEAEQVIARIEKDVANSTGAPLPEPGPATVVETSRGGLRDLFTGRYLRRTAVVSALWFVAYYVNHGIATWLPSLYTKEFGLDLRTALNYALLSNVTGLIGCLLVALVIDRVGRRVSLTVGLGGAAVALFALAVSGATSGGQVAMWASVSTLFVFATNVSLYLYTPELYPTRSRARGASFGGVWNRLGVILGPIVVGAIISSGAGLTMVFTQLGCMAALGAVIALFAVETKGKTLEELNS
- a CDS encoding xanthine dehydrogenase family protein molybdopterin-binding subunit, whose translation is MTSSRIGTTDRRGDAALKLTGGALYTADIRLPGMLHAKVLRSPHAHARLVSVDATKARALPGVHAVLTRDDLAGLDPVYGYYIKDQPVVAQDLVRYAGDVVAAVAADDEAVALRALELIEVVYEPLPAVPDIAAALAPDAPELFAEAPPGMLPPYGTGASAALRPRRNVCYEFRYETGPASVWDDCDHVFEDTFAFSRMNHFHLEPFVTVADVRGEEIEIWTSTQNPFPLRKELARVLRTPESRIHVHVPFVGGAFGAKHNCKTEPVAILLSRAAGRPVRYCLTTEEGFLTLSQHAAVLKVKTGVMADGTFVARESEVLLDAGAYSDGSPLVAEKAGYRMPGPYRWQHIRSSCACVMTTTTPAGPFRGFGATQATWASESQVDMIAERLGMDPYALRVKNLKDLGEPFVPGESGIDSDLVEGLDAVAGALGYHGRVRTPNRGMGLAIGFKDGGGVNKPAQARVKITATGSVYVSSGTVEIGQGASTALCQVAAEVLGVPLDRVRYAPVDTDVTPYDQGTNASSGMTVMGTAVLRAAQEARAKVLAFAAGQLDCAPDELTLRDWTVRRAGEAPVALPGLVAGVFGGTGYEFHGEGFFKAPLSHDAPLESPCLFWEVGWAGAEVEVDPETGKVTVLQLVASGDVGRAVNRLLCRGQDEGAAVMGLAQAMFEEMRYEDGALLNGEALDYRVPMAEDLPARFVSITQEQGHGPGPFGAKGAGEGAMVPVAAAVANAVHDATGARVTTLPLSPERVFDALRARTD
- a CDS encoding (2Fe-2S)-binding protein — encoded protein: MSHETPAGSPHGGLITVGFDIDGRPRTERIAPNTVLLDLLRERYGLSGVKASCERGVCGACTTLIDGIPTASCSVFAFGVDGRSLETIAGQAVDGELGPVQRAFAECGGFQCGYCTPGMIMLTTALLREHPDPDEETIRSWISSNVCRCTGYAMIIDSVRRAAALLRESAGSVGGEAGR